AGAATGGATCCATAACCTGCTCGACGGAGAGCTCGACTCAATGAATGAGTCGGCGCTGTTCGGCGAACTGGCCGTGAATTCCGACCTCCGAACGGACTTCAAGCAACAGCTTGCGATCCGCTCAGCAGTTCATGAAGACCGCGTAGGCCTCGTTCCGCCTGTGGCCCTTACCAGCTCTGTGTTCAGCGGCCTGGGCTTTGCCGCTCCTCTTGCAGGGGCTGCAGCAGGCGCAGCGGGCGGCGGACTTCTTCTTCAGTGGCTTACACGCCTTGGACTGCCGATCCTATCGTCGATAGCGGCGGTGGGGATCACATGGGGACTCGCGAATAGCGAGCAGCGAATAGCGAATAGCGAATCACCTGTTGTGAACAGCGAGCAGCGAACATCTTCCAATAGCGAGCAGCGAATAGCGAATAGCGAATCGTCTGTTGTGAATAGCGAGCAGCGAATAGCGAATAGCGAATCGACGAACAACAGACTTCGCAGGGAGATCGCGTCTTTACGGGCTGAGCAAGATCGACTAAAGATGATGTTGGCAGAGCGGTCGTCTGTTGCGAGTGAAGCACCGGTTCAATCTGACGAGCCGCGGTTTGTGAGTTCTCCTGAGGTAATGACCACAAACGTGGCGATGACGAACACGATTCAGCTCACGCACTCCAATGAGCCGCGCATGCTGCAGGCAACGGCGCTCACCCCCATCAATCTTCGACCGGTGAAGTATCCGTCGTTATTGGTGCAGGTACGCGGAATGAATGGATCTTCCATGACAGACGTGAGTGTACCGGCACAAACGGCGTGGTACGACAACATGAGTATCGGACTTCTCTATCAACTTTCTGACAGAAACACCGTTGGGTTAGAATTCGGTAACGAGTCGTTCGCAATGGCATTTGAAGGCGAGCGAAACGGACAAGTGATCCGTTATGAACAGCAGCCTCTTTCTGCCTGGGCCGGCATCACCTACCGACATACACTCCCAACAATCGGCTCAACAGCCTTTGCGCCATTTGGTCAGGTTCTTCTTGGCGGCAGCAAATACGGTCCGCTTGGACGTCTCACCGCCGGCATCACCTACGCACCATCCGGCCCCCTCTCCTTCATCTTTGGGCTTGAGGGCTCAACCATGGCGTATCAGTTCCAAGATTCTTGGTTCGGTACATCCAAGATCGGCCTCACCTACGGCGTTGCCGTACGATTCTAACTCCGCATATGAAACACCACATCCTTCGTTCTCCCCTTTACACGTTGCTTCTGGCACTGTGTGTCAGTTTTCTCGTTTCGTCCTGCGCTTCTCCGCTTGATTCCGATGCACCACGGACGGAAACACCCCTGACCCCCGCGATCAAGGTAACCCCATCCTCGTATGACGTTACGTTCACCTCTGTGACCGGGTCATACGTGATGAAGGGGCTCCCCACCATCAAGATCGATACTACCGTAACACCAATGCGGTTTTGGCTCGATATCTCCATGGAAAAGGACCCCGGCTCTACCACAAGCCCTCAGATGCAAGGATTCCGCCTGCGGAGAGATTCTGCCGCCAGCAATGGCTATAACGATGCCATGGTGAACGGCGAGGTGCAGTTTGTTGTGGATCTCGGAACCGGAACGGACCAGACGTTTGGGTCGGAGGCAAGTGCCTTCAAGGCCAATATGATCATCGCCGAGGCCGAAAGAGTGCCTGGTCAGCCCCGAAAGGTTACCATGACGCTCTATTTCAACATCACCCCGGACCCGATCAACCCAACGTTGAAGCCGGAGACCCATTTCGCTACCATTGAAGTGGTGATCTGATCCTGTAACGGTTTCGTAGATGGGGGTATCTTGCCCTCAGTTCCCACTACGAACATTTTCCGTTTTTTTGGAGGATCTCCCATGCCTACAACGCAGACTCTGTCTCGTTTCCTGATGACCCTGCTGGTCGTCGCTACGGGCTTCATTGGTCTCTCGGCGCAACAGCGCCCGGTACCAGCAGATTTTAAGGCCAAGGTCATTGCCGAGCCGAATGCAAGCGCCTATGTGGTGCTTCAATGGCTGGGTATCAAGTCCGATGAGCCCCCTACCGCCTATCACGTCTATCAGGCTGTTGGACAGACCGAAGACGAGACCAAATTTGACAAGATCGCCCGCATCGTGGTCGACCCTGCAAAACCACCCCGCGAGAATGTCTACACACATCTCGTCAAGGAGCTCAAGCCCGGTGTATACACCTTCTTTGTTCGTGCTGTATGGGGCGATAATGAAGGCCCACGCACACCGATCAAGATTGTCGTGATCGAGCAAAAGGCCGAGAACAAGATCTGGTTCGTTTCTTCCCCTGTGAAGAGCGGCAAGGTTGGTCAGGCATATGAGTACAAGGCAAAGGCAGAAGCCAGTGTTGACGGAGCTATCCGTTACAGCATCGTGTCTGGTCCGGAAGGAATGACGATCAACGCAGAGACCGGTGTGATCACATGGCTCGAGCCACGCGCTGGTCGTTACGAGATTACGATCAAGGCATCGATCGAAGGTGGCGGCACGGTGATCTTCACCAAGCAGTCATTCGTACTTGAGATCGGCAAGGGCGAAGACAAGCCAGAGGGTTGCGCAGCGATCTTTGGTGAAGTTGACTTTGAGAACCCAGCAAATGCTATGGTCAACGGTTGGGTAACAGCATGGCGTCTTGATGTTGTCAAGAAGGACAACGGAGACTCAACAACTGTGTATCGTCCGGTCTACAAGGCCAAGATCGAAAACGGCGCCTACGTCCTCAACCTCCCGAACGGCACGTACAAGCTTCGTGTTGAAGGTGAGAACTTCATGGCAGAATGGCACGAGAATGCCGCAGAACTTGCTGATGCAGAAGACGTTGTTGTTGTGTGTGACACGCGTACGAATGTAAACTTCGTTGTTGCCGGACGTCCGGAGCCAACACTCGTTGTTGTTACGGGTCGCGTATTCGATGCAGAAACACAAGCCGGACTCAAGGGTCTTGTGATCTTTGAAGCACGTTCCAAGGAAGACAACGGCGTAGATGGTCGCTACCGTCGCGTTGTTGCTGAAACGAACGCTGATGGCGTGTATGAAGTCAAGCTCCAAGCTGGCGTGAACTACATCGCTTACGCTAAGATCCTTGGTCGTGATAACAAGGAAGGCGACTACCTCGCCGAGTTCTGGGAGAACACCCATGACGGTTCAGAAGCAACATTGCTGAATCTCACCGAGAACAAAGAAGGCGTAGACTTCTCGATGGACAAACGTCCGGTCTTCAACAACGGTTTCGGTGGTATGATGAAGAACAACTACACCAATGCCGGCGTTAAGGGCAAGGTTGTTGCTTATCAGATCCTTCGCAAGGCAAAGGATAATGGCGACACGATCATCGAGAAGCGTGATGTACAGACCGTAGAGACGGATGACAACTTCGGTTATGAATTCACGAACCTCGCACCGGGCACCTACATCGTCTTCGGCGTTCCATCTGAGCGTCCGCACGTACCGGGCTGGATGGTCCTTGGTGGCAAGGCTGCAACAGAGTGGCGCGAAGCAACACGTGTAGAAGTTGGCGAAGTGTTGATCACCGTTCGCTATGACATCAACCTCGACACAGCAAAGGGCGAGCGCGGCAAGGGTCGTGTACGCGGCTGGGTCTATGACAAGCGCGGCGGCATCATCAACAACGGCAAGGTTGAAGATCGTGCACAGAACGCAGCAGCGATCACTGGCTCACTCATCGTGGCACGTGACGAAGCAGGCGACATCATCGACTTTGCTCTCTCCGAGAACGAAGGTGCCTTTGAACTCACAGAACTCTCCATCGGAGAAGTAACGATCACAGCCGACCGTGTTGACTTTGAGCCAACATCAGAAGTTGTGACCATTGACGGCCTGAACACAGATCAGCAGATCTCCCTCGGCCTCATCCAAAGCACAACAAGTGTTGAAGTCCCTGTTGATGCCGTTGGCGGTTCCGTGAACCTCTGGCCTAATCCAACATCGACAACAGCTTCTATCCGCTTCACATCAACGAACGGCACAGCAGACATCCGCATCCTCTCGATGGCTGGTGAAGTGCTTGCAACGCAGAATGTGAACGTTAACACCGGTGAAACAACGGTG
This region of Ignavibacteria bacterium genomic DNA includes:
- a CDS encoding T9SS type A sorting domain-containing protein, which translates into the protein MPTTQTLSRFLMTLLVVATGFIGLSAQQRPVPADFKAKVIAEPNASAYVVLQWLGIKSDEPPTAYHVYQAVGQTEDETKFDKIARIVVDPAKPPRENVYTHLVKELKPGVYTFFVRAVWGDNEGPRTPIKIVVIEQKAENKIWFVSSPVKSGKVGQAYEYKAKAEASVDGAIRYSIVSGPEGMTINAETGVITWLEPRAGRYEITIKASIEGGGTVIFTKQSFVLEIGKGEDKPEGCAAIFGEVDFENPANAMVNGWVTAWRLDVVKKDNGDSTTVYRPVYKAKIENGAYVLNLPNGTYKLRVEGENFMAEWHENAAELADAEDVVVVCDTRTNVNFVVAGRPEPTLVVVTGRVFDAETQAGLKGLVIFEARSKEDNGVDGRYRRVVAETNADGVYEVKLQAGVNYIAYAKILGRDNKEGDYLAEFWENTHDGSEATLLNLTENKEGVDFSMDKRPVFNNGFGGMMKNNYTNAGVKGKVVAYQILRKAKDNGDTIIEKRDVQTVETDDNFGYEFTNLAPGTYIVFGVPSERPHVPGWMVLGGKAATEWREATRVEVGEVLITVRYDINLDTAKGERGKGRVRGWVYDKRGGIINNGKVEDRAQNAAAITGSLIVARDEAGDIIDFALSENEGAFELTELSIGEVTITADRVDFEPTSEVVTIDGLNTDQQISLGLIQSTTSVEVPVDAVGGSVNLWPNPTSTTASIRFTSTNGTADIRILSMAGEVLATQNVNVNTGETTVVLNTATMPIGMVMVQVTNGASTFALPLQIVR